In Streptomyces sp. NBC_00341, the DNA window GTCCGGGCACGTGGCGGGGAAGTACACCGTCAGGTTCGCGGTGAAGCCTTCCGCGGTGTCACCGAACTGGATCAGCGCCCGCCCGACGACCGTGCCGTCGGCCAGGAAGAGGTTCGAGGACATCTTGCGCGGGAACTCCGACTCCGGGAGGAGTTCCTCCGCGTCCTTGGCCCAGGCCAGGGCTTCCGTTCCCCAGCCGCCCATGTAGAAGTCGGCGACGTGGGGGCCGATGTTCTCCACCACGCGCGCTCCGACGGAATCGGTGCCCATCACGTAGTGCTCGGGGTGCGCCGCGAGGAGTGGGCCCTCGTCGCCCGCGAACGCCTCGTCCATCCAGGCCAGGAACTCGCCCGAGGCGATGCCCTGCGTCGTGAGCACCGTCGTGCCCGACTTGAAGGCGCCCTCGGAGGTACGGGCGCTCTCGCGCAGGAAGGCGTTGCCCGCCTCGATGTCCTCGGCCAGCAGGTCGAGCAGCCCCTGGCGTCCCAGCCGCGTCCTGAAGCGCTCAAGGGCGCGGCGGGCGTAGAACAGCTCGAAGTCGTCGATGCTCCCACCGGTGGGTCCTGACGCGAGCGTCACGGTCACGGGCGACGACGTCCGGGTGTCTGTCATTCTCGAACCTCCACGAAATGTGAATGTGAATTCATGTTCACGTTAGGTTATGCGCAGGAGCGAGCGACTTGTCAAGAGAACCGGCGGAGACCGCCGCCGATACGATGCGTGACATGACCGAGGAGCCAGATCGCGCACCGCTCTACCGAGAGCCCCGGCAGGCGCGCAGCGTCGCGACATTGGCTCGCGTACTGCAGGCGGCCGAGGAGATCGCCTCCTCGTCCGGCCTGGCGGAAATGACGATCACCGGCGTCGCGGAACGCGCCGGTGTCTCGGTCGGCACGATCTACCGCCGCTTCGACGACAAGGACCAGCTGGTCACCGCCCTGGTCGAGCGGATGCTGGAACGCCGCGAGGCCTACGTCGCCGAACGGCTGCGCGCGGCCGAGCCGTCCCTGCGCGGCCTCATGGACGCCTACGCGCACGCCCTGCTGCAG includes these proteins:
- a CDS encoding TetR/AcrR family transcriptional regulator, translated to MTEEPDRAPLYREPRQARSVATLARVLQAAEEIASSSGLAEMTITGVAERAGVSVGTIYRRFDDKDQLVTALVERMLERREAYVAERLRAAEPSLRGLMDAYAHALLQSFAEGNKLFPELLRARGVKAVDRGADAITEIHRLLVEAATPYADRIRRSDPQAALDTVARALLGACFHNSVRPDPATGEAALRRYADELGDMAIAYLDTPDRDRTARP